The window AGTGATTGGAAAGTGGAGAATGGAGTTGAGCCGTCCGGTTTTGGTGGATTTGCTGAGTTCACTTTTGATTTGATCTTGTTAATGGCTGTTTCTGTGAATTTGAAGACCTTCTCCTTTAGCGGTTTCGGAGGCGGGGCCGTGGAATCGCCATTGGCGGATGCGGGTTGCGGTGGCGGAGGGGATATGTCGAGTTTTACTCGTGTGTTGCGCGCCTTGGTGCGCTCGAGAAATGGAGGGACGGATATGTCTTGAGCCCCACGGGAGACCTCAGCCCATGAGCTCATAAAGTGCCACGTGGCGGTTCCATCGAGTACGGCGTGATTGAACGCGCATCCCATTGCGATTCCGTCCTTAAGCTTGGTTATCTAGACGGAAAACACACAGTATTTGGTTGTTAGTGGGCTGTCTGAAGCTGATTTATTAGCCCAGTTACAACTATTTTGCTCTGGGCTTGGACCATTGAACTACTGAGCCTAGGCCCACAATCCTCATGATGCCATATTGTGCCGGGGATCCACAACTTTGGGACCCAGGCTAACATGGTATTGAAAATTCAGTTTAATAATGAAACgaaaatattagaaaaggATATAGTCACACATATAACCATTAGActgaaaataattaaggaaTAATTGTAATGGAGGgttatttttagattaattttattatatttacaaatttgttatatacttaattattttgaatataacaaagttttaaaaaaacttttaaatatatcaatctGTTAAagtatatcaatataaaagtACTGATAGACTATTATTATGTTGTAAATACTGTTCCATCACTAATAGATTCTaacttttactatatttgtaatttttaaaaatgttgttatatatttaattattattcttaaaattatcaataattataattattcttaaaaatgttaatttactaagaatcttaaaaagattttaacaaatatgaaagatatatatatatttattgcaTTTATATGGCTTTGACCATTTTGGacttttgttcaattttactCCTGAATGTTTTATGaaacttattaattaaatatgtagcAACATGATTGTATCGCTAATAATAGATTGGAAGAGTGATCTATATAAAGGttttaatgatatatttgtaattattattatttattacaattgTAATGGCTTGTGTTTCTTTAcactaaaattattatcattatttaaacaatttaagtGAAAATCAACTATAAAGGGTTAAAATTCGAAAATAActatcatatttattttacctGAACAGCCAACAATGGCCTCTGGAGACCTTCCAAGTTGAGGATCCCATTGTATGGAATCAGCTCCTTGAGTGTAGCCGTGCCTTCCTCTGCCACCAAATCGGCTAAACCCACATCCTCGGCGACAGCTTCGGCCACCTCTACGCCTTCCATATCATCATCATACTCCACTCTAAAAATCCCATCCTCATCCTTACCCAACCTCCCAGCAAGCTGATGGAATGGCTCAAGAACCATCTCCAGACCATCCTTCAGCTTCTCCACCGTCTCAGGGAACTTCACCTCCCCCCCATTGTCCCCGTAGAGGATGAGCTTTTGGTTGTAGTAGAAGGCAAGATAAGGGAGGTCAAATGTGACCAATTGGTAGTGTTTTGTACCCAGttttttgttgggtttgaCATGGGTTTTGCCTATGATTTTCACCTTCActtctttctcctcttttttcACAGCTTCAGGAAGATCACCTGCCATGGATTttgaacaaacaaacaaagacaaagtaaaaagaaaaatagagattaACTGAGGATGtggagagaaaaggaaaaagattttgagtgttttatagagaaagaaagtaaGTAATATGGTTGGTAGTGCATTTATGGGGTTCATAAGGTGCAGTTGTGACATATTAATGTTTGTCTTGAAAGTTGAGAACCCACTGGCCACTGGTTCTGCCTTTGGATGGAAGTTAGAGAAATTACattgccttcttcttcttcctcttcctcttggtgcaaaataaattatataaccaTCAGGCTTCTTCCCTAATAATTTAGGACCCGTTGTGTttataaattacttttaaaaaaagaaatgtattgtAATTCACTTCTTGATTTgtagaaaaatatttcaataaacaTCGTTCATTTCATGTAATGAGGTTGGAAAAGGTGTGTATGTGAAGGGCAAATATGGAAAAGGGAGGtctaaaattgcaaaataataGTGACAAAAATTGACCAAACAAGTGGTTGGAGAGTTTTAGTTGAGATgaatttattttggatttttggcAAAAGCATCCCCTCTTTAATAACCCATAAGGCTCATCCTAATTTGGCATTACATATCAAATGGAACCCacccatttatttttattgccTTTTAACTTCActaccaaaacaaaataataataaaacctTCTACCCAATTTTCAAACTAAGAAGTAATCTTTCTTACCCACtctaaattgattaatttataaaatttacaaatttaactaACTCAAATCATAACTTTCTTATCCCCATATTAGTTTATCAAAGATTAAGaagtatataattttatcccattactaaaatttagggtttaaataaataaaattattattgaacaagtcatattaacttttaacttttagagGTTTAgtgacattttcaaaaatagcaaaatattaaaactatttattccTATATccattaaattttctattctggtataattttatgaaattttttcaaaaatagtaaattttacaaaatatttacaaaatatttacaacttatagcaaattctataaCTGATATATTATGGTGATAAaagactatcattgatagaataaatataagatatggttccaaattttgaattgatcttttttttatgtgcACAGATAAACTCATATTTAttggacattttcaaatataatacaatgaattaaaatatttacaaaatttcaaactatatcaatctatcaatgtctattaaaAACAACTCTAAAACAAGAATAGCTCAATTTATGACATAGTGTTTATATTCTCAATTATAAAGTGAAAGATTAGTGTTAGTGTAAGGATATTACAAGAACACTATGAAGAATCTAACGACCCATTTAGattgatttaagaaaaaagtgttttaaaaaaacacattttgatttaaattctcTTTCGactaaaactatttaaaatatatttcaaaactgATTATCGAAcgacttattttttaaaattaaatattttaaaatgcattCCATACTAATCATTTGGTTAGACTCTTATTTTGACTGCGTTGACACATTGACTTACTAGATTAAACTTTGTAGATAACATTCATTTAAAtctagaaaattaaaatttggtgGCGAGAGTATCTAACTACCCTTTTCAAacttattgaaaaaatatatttgattgaaCTAAACTCTTAAATGATTTAAAGTTACTCAATTTagaacgtttttttttttatcaagatTTAAATGTGAAAATCGTACATGCATTCAATTTGTACACTTTTACTAACTTATTCAAAAGTCAtactaaaaaattgaataattatcattgatacatggacattttttttaagtaaatcGTAATCAAGAGTCTAAGatgattaatttatattattaaggATTTAATGGATAAAATGATAGGTTGTTATATggtatctttattttttatagaaaaagttatatgtatatatgttgtGTCACATGTATTTTTGCAACATTAATTAATGTGTGAAGCCCACAAAGAGGTTGGCATTAATATAAACAGCAGCAATAAGTGAGAGTGCTTATTTTGGTTCCTAACCTTTCCATAGCCACAAAAGTAGTTATAGACTTTTAGTTAAATCAATGTTAActcaaaatcaatatatttctattttgacCATTTcattatcaacttttaatcaactaatacttaattaaataCCCATTTAGAATGCAGAATGGaaccattttgaaattatttctattagtattttgtattcgattgtttataattaaattttctaacCTAATCGCGAACCCAACAATACcaattaagttaaaatttgtgATTGGAGGGTAAAATCCATCTCAAAATCTTCAAATGAAATGTTTAGAGCTTCATTTCAAGTTtggttaattaaaatcaaatgaacAAATATAGAAGATGGGAAGTAATTGGTTTGAAAACCCATCAACTCCATTAAATGGAATAACTTCCTAATCCTATGTTCtaaccatttaaaatttctcaCATATAATTTCGCATATTGTATGCCTTTAATTCTatgtttctctctttaaaatactttaaagatatatatatacacattatcaaataaaattttattcgtCTCTATCCTAAATATCATTCACCAAAACCAAACTATAATGGTCTTACATGTCCTTTCAATtctagatttttctttttaatttttaaaattcattgagaagaatttttgttaaggtgttccatttttttttttttttaacgttCGAAAgcagttttatttattaattcatgtattcaccattattattattattgaaaatttaatggaGTTAAATTGAGGTAGATGGAAAATAATGTCATATCCCATTAACTCAATTGAAGAATTATAAAGTCAATATAATGACTGTGAGTGTcagagtatatatatataccaaaatcaactttaaaattaatcttattattataattattatataataattaaattaacattcatagattaaaaaaaatctttctcAGGATGGTGAATGTCAAACTATCAAGTGCACATGGATATGGGTTTGTGCCCCTATATTAAATGTTATCATAAATATTGGCCACGATGCATAATTTCTTGACCTACAAAATTGGAggaattgtttcttttttctttttatcataaaatattatatttgagaaGATAAATCAAACATACTTCATATCCAAGTTAGCACATGATTTTCCATTTTCGAAAACAAACATCATGCAATAGTTCAATGAGgaataattacattaatttacaaaatataactaGAGTAGTTAGACATCAATCAACCTCATTTGCGATTTAATTCCtcttttaaatatgaaatggATTTAGTTATTCCATTAtataaagatgaaaagaaaattggattATAAAAGATTAGAGAGTAACTTAGGAAAAAAGTAATGTAGGATTTTATAACTTACTTACTCAATCACCCATAGGggaaaaaaatctcaaataccCACATAATTTTTCGATAATGTTATAGCTTCCCTTTACCATTTAATGTTGTCATTAATTTGTGGCACATTACTTCCAGTTCAAGGTTTTTGAAGTTCATATCAGACATTTATGGAGGGGGAAATGGATGATGATGAACAAAATGTGGAGAGTTca of the Cucumis sativus cultivar 9930 chromosome 3, Cucumber_9930_V3, whole genome shotgun sequence genome contains:
- the LOC101214239 gene encoding BAHD acyltransferase DCR, which translates into the protein MAGDLPEAVKKEEKEVKVKIIGKTHVKPNKKLGTKHYQLVTFDLPYLAFYYNQKLILYGDNGGEVKFPETVEKLKDGLEMVLEPFHQLAGRLGKDEDGIFRVEYDDDMEGVEVAEAVAEDVGLADLVAEEGTATLKELIPYNGILNLEGLQRPLLAVQITKLKDGIAMGCAFNHAVLDGTATWHFMSSWAEVSRGAQDISVPPFLERTKARNTRVKLDISPPPPQPASANGDSTAPPPKPLKEKVFKFTETAINKIKSKVNSANPPKPDGSTPFSTFQSLSVHIWRHVTQARNLKPEDITVFTVFADCRKRVDPPMPESYFGNLIQAIFTGTAAGLLLMNPAEFGAGVIQKAIVSHDAAAIDQRNKEWESAPKIFEFKDAGMNCVAVGSSPRFKVYEVDFGWGKPESVRSGCNNRFDGMMYLYQGKNGGIDVEISLEEEAMARLEKDKEFVLEI